Proteins encoded in a region of the Oryctolagus cuniculus chromosome 10, mOryCun1.1, whole genome shotgun sequence genome:
- the BHLHE40 gene encoding class E basic helix-loop-helix protein 40 gives MERIPSAQPPPACLPKAPGLEHGDLAGMDFAHMYQVYKSRRGIKRGEDSKETYKLPHRLIEKKRRDRINECIAQLKDLLPEHLKLTTLGHLEKAVVLELTLKHVKALTSLIDQQQQQIMALQSGLQAGELSGRTVEAGQEMFCSGFQTCAREVLQYLAKHEHSRDLRSSQLVAHLHRVVSELLQGGTARKPADPAPKAVDFKEKPGSLARGSEGPGKNCVPVIQRTFAPSSGEQSGSDTDTDSGYGGESEKGDLRGEQPHLRSGHHGRRLAAAERVGTIKQESEEPPAKKSRLLPSSDDEGPFVGGDLLGSPFLGPHPHQPPFCLPFYLIPPSATAYLPMLEKCWYPTSVPVLYPGLNASAAALSSFVNPDKLPAPLLLPQRLPSPLPAHPVDSSALLQALKQIPPLNLETKD, from the exons ATGGAGCGGATCCCCAGCGCGCAGccgccccctgcctgcctgccgaaGGCGCCGGGGCTGGAGCACGGAGACCTCGCGGG GATGGATTTCGCCCACATGTACCAAGTGTACAAGTCCAGGCGGGGAATCAAGCGCGGAGAGGACAGCAAG GAGACCTACAAACTGCCGCACCGGCTCATCGAGAAAAAGAGACGTGACCGGATTAACGAGTGCATCGCGCAGCTCAAGGACCTGCTGCCCGAACATCTCAAACTTACA ACTTTGGGCCACTTGGAGAAGGCGGTGGTGCTGGAGCTGACCCTGAAGCACGTGAAGGCACTGACCAGCCTGAtcgaccagcagcagcagcagatcatggccctgCAGAGCGGGCTACAGGCCG GTGAGCTGTCGGGGCGGACTGTCGAAGCCGGCCAGGAGATGTTCTGCTCGGGTTTCCAGACGTGTGCCCGGGAGGTGCTGCAGTACCTGGCCAAACACGAGCACAGCCGGGACCTGAGGTCCTCGCAGCTCGTGGCGCACCTGCACCGCGTGGTCTCCGAGCTGCTGCAGGGCGGGACCGCTAGGAAGCCGGCAGACCCGGCTCCCAAAGCCGTGGACTTCAAGGAGAAGCCAGGGTCCCTGGCCAGAGGCTCGGAAGGCCCCGGCAAGAACTGCGTACCCGTCATCCAGCGGACTTTCGCGCCATCGAGTGGCGAGCAGAGTGGCAGCGACACTGACACGGACAGCGGCTACGGGGGAGAGTCGGAGAAGGGCGACCTGCGCGGGGAGCAGCCGCACTTGAGGAGTGGTCACCACGGACGCAGGCTCGCCGCGGCGGAGCGGGTCGGCACCATTAAGCAGGAGTCAGAGGAGCCCCCCGCCAAGAAGAGCCGCCTGCTGCCGTCATCGGACGATGAGGGCCCCTTCGTGGGCGGGGACCTCCTGGGCTCCCCGTTCCTGGGCCCCCACCCGCACCAGCcgcccttctgcctgcccttctaCCTGATCCCCCCGTCGGCAACCGCCTACCTGCCCATGCTAGAGAAGTGCTGGTACCCCACCTCCGTGCCCGTGTTGTACCCCGGCCTCAACGCCTCTGCCGCCGCCCTCTCCAGCTTCGTGAACCCCGACAAGCTCCCGGCACCCTTGCTGCTGCCCCAGAGACTCCCCTCGCCCCTGCCAGCCCACCCTGTCGACTCTTCCGCCCTACTACAAGCTCTGAAGCAGATCCCCCCTTTAAACCTGGAAACCAAAGACTGA